A region from the Cellvibrio sp. PSBB006 genome encodes:
- a CDS encoding DUF6445 family protein: protein MYQQSTAQLHEHFCYRVDRVGQEGEPVLVIDSFLANAESLVDYVARFGQFRLAGPGYPGVRSPAPDKYLSAFRQLLGDLIYRTFNLNEALITGAQADFSMVTTPPEHLRLPHRIPHYDSNKRPELAAVHFLCAGKQGGTAFYRHRRTGYEFVDDKRLAHYRETLESEVKQQGELPARYMNGSNNLFEQIAAYDAVFNRILIYPCTSLHSGNIPEDFAFNPDPRSGRLSINTFIFCRD, encoded by the coding sequence ATGTATCAACAGTCGACTGCGCAGCTACATGAGCATTTTTGCTACCGGGTAGATCGAGTGGGGCAGGAGGGTGAACCTGTCCTGGTGATTGATAGTTTTCTCGCAAACGCTGAAAGCCTGGTGGATTATGTCGCCCGTTTTGGTCAATTTCGATTGGCGGGTCCGGGCTATCCCGGGGTGCGTTCGCCAGCACCAGATAAATATCTGTCTGCGTTTCGCCAGTTGCTTGGTGATTTGATTTATCGCACTTTCAATTTGAACGAAGCGCTTATCACTGGCGCTCAAGCAGATTTTTCTATGGTCACGACACCGCCAGAGCATCTGAGGCTTCCACATCGTATTCCACATTATGATTCCAACAAGCGTCCTGAGTTAGCCGCCGTGCATTTTCTGTGTGCCGGGAAGCAAGGTGGCACAGCGTTTTATCGACACCGACGCACCGGGTATGAATTTGTCGATGATAAACGCCTTGCGCATTATCGAGAGACCTTGGAGTCAGAGGTAAAACAACAAGGCGAACTGCCTGCCCGTTATATGAATGGCAGCAACAATTTGTTTGAACAGATAGCGGCGTATGATGCGGTATTCAACCGTATCCTCATCTATCCTTGCACCAGCCTCCACTCCGGCAATATCCCCGAAGATTTTGCCTTTAACCCTGATCCGCGCAGCGGACGTTTGTCCATTAACACGTTTATTTTTTGTCGGGATTAA